A region of Pleionea litopenaei DNA encodes the following proteins:
- a CDS encoding TlpA family protein disulfide reductase, producing the protein MKFTLKIFALVALLVSQVAWSKEMNQPAPDFTLKSSTGENVKLSELRGNVVMINFWASWCGPCRQEMPLLDEFYKKYSKLGFVLLGVNVEEDSSKAAGYLSEVPVSFPILYDNTNSVSKMYDVDAMPSTVLVDREGNLRFLHRGYKPGDEKEYKRLMKKLMRE; encoded by the coding sequence ATGAAGTTTACTCTAAAGATTTTTGCGCTTGTTGCGCTACTCGTGAGCCAAGTCGCTTGGTCAAAAGAAATGAACCAGCCAGCACCGGACTTTACCTTAAAAAGTTCGACTGGAGAGAACGTAAAATTATCTGAACTTCGCGGCAATGTCGTTATGATCAACTTTTGGGCGAGCTGGTGCGGTCCATGTCGTCAAGAAATGCCTTTGCTAGACGAATTTTACAAGAAATATTCAAAACTCGGTTTTGTATTACTCGGTGTTAATGTTGAAGAAGATTCATCGAAAGCCGCGGGCTATTTGAGTGAAGTTCCAGTTTCATTTCCTATTTTGTACGATAACACCAACAGTGTTAGCAAAATGTACGATGTCGATGCTATGCCGAGTACTGTTTTGGTCGATCGTGAGGGAAATTTACGCTTTCTTCATAGAGGTTACAAACCTGGCGACGAGAAAGAATACAAACGTTTAATGAAAAAATTAATGAGAGAGTGA
- a CDS encoding outer membrane beta-barrel domain-containing protein encodes MDNWIQRIFLGIVISLSAFNLSAAEQDSDDPSKIFEPKIERQAVDEALIDDEDFEVGIVFGTLGIEDFGAAELYGVRFNYFINEDFFLQVNAGSAKAGLSSAEQLFPGNVLISNDKDFQYYDLNLGWNILPGEAFWGDEVAVNTSFYFVVGAGNTSFLDNKEFTLTYGAGYRALLNDWLAFSVDTRNHRFNSEYPVGEVKSTHNLEFSFTLSAFF; translated from the coding sequence ATGGACAATTGGATTCAACGTATTTTTTTAGGCATCGTGATTTCTCTGAGTGCTTTCAACCTAAGTGCTGCAGAGCAAGACTCTGATGATCCAAGCAAAATTTTTGAGCCAAAAATTGAGCGCCAAGCCGTTGATGAGGCATTAATCGACGATGAAGATTTTGAAGTCGGTATTGTATTTGGAACCTTGGGTATCGAAGACTTCGGTGCGGCAGAGTTATACGGCGTTCGATTTAACTACTTTATTAATGAAGATTTTTTTCTTCAAGTGAATGCTGGGAGTGCGAAAGCGGGTCTTTCTAGTGCGGAACAATTGTTTCCTGGAAATGTACTTATTTCGAACGACAAAGACTTTCAATATTATGATTTAAACCTAGGATGGAACATTTTACCCGGTGAAGCTTTTTGGGGTGATGAAGTTGCTGTTAATACGTCGTTTTATTTCGTCGTGGGAGCCGGCAATACGTCTTTCTTAGACAACAAAGAATTTACCTTAACTTACGGTGCTGGATATAGAGCTTTGCTGAATGACTGGCTGGCTTTTTCTGTTGATACTCGTAATCATCGTTTTAATAGTGAGTATCCGGTAGGAGAAGTTAAATCTACGCACAATTTAGAATTCAGTTTTACGCTTTCTGCATTTTTTTAA
- a CDS encoding SH3 domain-containing protein, with translation MEMRFAKGVIPAPWLVLLIMFVSLGVVNAQQADSADQQDNSLSELSPPSEKRTGVDETINLDELQSVVVKEPFVNIHTGPGVGYPVFHVVEAKETLWIIKRQYNWFYVATKKQKVGWVPLDIMLLTVNHDGSPVNFATYNQRDFSERDFEVGVKVGDFGGANLIAVTGSWQFTPNLATEFVVGQGLGDFSEVRQTTIAVINSPWPEWKYSPYLGVGTGIVKVFPSAALVQEVDRKDETVFATAGLKTYISDRFVARVEYRSYAILTSQTTNEEIEEWTIGFNVFF, from the coding sequence ATGGAAATGCGGTTTGCAAAAGGAGTGATTCCTGCTCCATGGTTGGTATTGTTGATTATGTTCGTTTCCCTAGGAGTGGTTAACGCACAGCAGGCAGACAGTGCTGATCAACAAGACAACTCACTCTCTGAGTTGTCGCCTCCTTCAGAGAAACGCACAGGCGTTGATGAGACCATTAATCTCGACGAACTTCAGAGCGTTGTTGTCAAAGAACCCTTTGTGAATATTCACACGGGTCCTGGTGTTGGTTATCCCGTTTTCCACGTTGTCGAAGCTAAAGAAACCTTATGGATCATTAAACGCCAATACAATTGGTTTTATGTCGCGACTAAAAAGCAAAAAGTAGGATGGGTACCCCTCGATATTATGTTGTTAACCGTTAATCATGACGGCTCTCCGGTTAATTTCGCGACCTATAATCAACGAGATTTTTCTGAACGTGACTTTGAAGTGGGCGTAAAGGTAGGTGACTTTGGTGGTGCAAACTTAATTGCTGTGACTGGGTCTTGGCAATTTACTCCGAACTTGGCCACGGAATTTGTGGTCGGCCAAGGCTTGGGTGACTTTTCAGAAGTTCGGCAAACGACCATCGCGGTCATCAATTCTCCTTGGCCAGAGTGGAAATACTCTCCTTATCTTGGGGTTGGCACGGGCATTGTAAAAGTCTTCCCAAGCGCTGCATTGGTGCAAGAAGTTGACCGAAAAGATGAAACTGTATTTGCAACCGCGGGTTTAAAAACCTACATTAGCGATAGATTTGTCGCTCGAGTGGAATATCGAAGTTACGCGATATTAACTAGTCAAACAACTAATGAAGAAATTGAAGAATGGACAATTGGATTCAACGTATTTTTTTAG